The DNA sequence CTGATCGTGCTCGCCGTACCGGTGCCCGCCCTGGGCCTCATGCTGGGCCACATCCGCGACATCGCGCCGCAGTGCCCGCTGACCGATGTGACGAGCGTGAAAGGCGCTGTCCTGGAAGAGGTCCGGTCATTCGGCCTGTTGGAGCGGTTCGTCGGCGGACATCCGATGGCCGGCACCGCGCACTCCGGCTGGGCGGCGGGCGACGCCGCGCTGTTCGTCGGCGCACCGTGGGTGATCAGCGTCGACGACCACGTCGACCCCGAGGTCTGGGCGCACGTGATGACCCTGGCGCTCGACTGCCACGCCGTCGTGGTGCCCGCGCGGTCCGACGAACACGACGCCGCCGCGGCCAGCATCTCGCACCTGCCGCACCTGCTCGCCGAGGCGCTCGCCGTCACCGCGGGCGAGGTGCCGCTGGCGTTCGCGCTGGCCGCCGGATCGTTCCGCGACGGCACCCGGGTGGCCGCCACCGCACCGGATCTGGTGCGCGCCATGTGCGAGGCCAACGCCGCACAGCTCCTGCCGGTACTCGACCGCGGCATCGACCTGCTGACCTCCGCACGCGAGGCGCTGGCACGGCACGGCTCGGTGGCCGAGCTGGTCGAATCGGGGCACGCCGCCCGCGTCCGCTACGACAGCTTCAGCCGTCCGGAGATCATCGCCACCGTGATCGGCGGCGACAACTGGCGCGACGAACTGGCCGCGGCCGGACGGGCCGGCGGCGTGATCAGATCCGCGCTGCCAACCCGGGATAGTCGATGATGAACCCGTCGGGGTCGACGGTGATGGTGGTGTCGGCGACCGGCGACTGCACCTTGATGCCGTCGGAGCCCGGCCCGCCGCCGCTGTAGCTGATCGCGGCCTGCTCCACCGAGAACTCCGGCAGCCGGATGTAGACCACCGGGACGGTGATCGAATCGCTGCGCTCGTGGAGATCGGCGCGACGGATCGGCAGCGTGTTGAAGAACGGGCTGAGGACGACGTCCACGTCCAGCGCTCCGTCGAACGCGCTGCGCTTCATCTGGTTCTGCTGGTCGCGCACCAGCCACATGTTCTCTTCGTCGCGGGCGATGGACAGCTGCCGTTCCCGCTCGGCCAGCGTGACGGTCATCGACAGCCGCTTGGTCGCCCCGCTCTCGTCGGTGACGAGATCGTAGGACGCGGAGAACGCGGGGTGCGCGTCACAGCGGGCGGCGACGATCCGGCCGTAGGCCTTGATGCGCTTACCCGACATCTGCACCCGGACGGACTCCATCCGCGCGACGTCGTGCGCCCGCCATGTCAGGACCGCGGGCCAGGTGTTCTTCAAGTCAGAGCGGTCGGCTTCACTCACCCTTCTACCGTAGGCGACGCGCCCGCGGGTGCGTAGCCCGCTACCGAAGTCGACCGTGATCCGCCGCGACTTCGTGACTCCAGCGCCACCTCGTCACTGAGGAACGGTTGCGGCATCCGGCCCGCACGGCGCCACCGCCCGGTTCCCGGCACCGACAGCCACACCGCGAACGCGAGCACCGCATCGAGGATGAGCGCCAGCGCCGTCACCATCAGCGCGCCGACGAGCGCCAGGTAGAACTCGCGGACCTTGATCCCGTCGATGAGGTAGCGGCCGAGCCCGCCGAGGCTGGCGTAGGCGGCGACGGTCGCGGTCGCCACGATCTGCAGCGTCGCCGTGCGCAGCCCGCCCAGGATCAGCGGCAGCGCGATCGGTACCTCGACCCGCAGCAGCACCCGCCTCTCGGTCATGCCCATCGATCGGGCGGCGTCGACCACCGCGGGGTCGACGTTGGCGATCCCGGCGTAGGTGCCCGCCAGCAGCGGTGGGATGCCGAGCAGCATCAGCGCGACGGTCGGCCCGACCAGGCCCAGCCCCCACAGCAGCACCCCCAGCAGCAGCACCCCGAGGGTGGGCAGCGCGCGCAGCGCGTTGACCCCCGTCACGACCAGGAACGTCCCCCGGCCGGTGTGGCCGATGAGCATCCCGAGCGGGACGGCGATCAGCGCGGAGAACGCGACCGCGATGACGGTGTACTCGAGGTGTTCGACGATCCGGGCGCCCAGGCCCGCCGGGCCGGCCCAGTTGGCCGCGGTGAAGATGAACGACAGCGCCTCGGACAGGAAGTTCACGCGGCAGCCCCCGCCCTCTGCCGCGGTGAGCCGGCGCTGACCCACGGGGTGAGCGCCTTGCCGATCAGCATGATCAGGGTGTCGATGACGACCGCGAGCACGAAGATCGCGATGATGCCCGCGACGATCTGATCGCTCTTGTTGGCCTGGTAGCCCTCGGTGAACCAGGTGCCCAGGCCGCCGATCCCGATCACCGACCCCACCGACACCATCGAGATGTTGGTCACCGCGACCACGCGCAGGCTGGCGATCAGCACCGGAACGGCAAGGGGCAGTTCGACTTTGAGCATCC is a window from the Mycolicibacterium litorale genome containing:
- a CDS encoding prephenate dehydrogenase, giving the protein MCVLGLGLIGGSVMRAAAAAGREVFGYNRSVEGVAAARFDGFDAGEHLDEVLTRAAETSALIVLAVPVPALGLMLGHIRDIAPQCPLTDVTSVKGAVLEEVRSFGLLERFVGGHPMAGTAHSGWAAGDAALFVGAPWVISVDDHVDPEVWAHVMTLALDCHAVVVPARSDEHDAAAASISHLPHLLAEALAVTAGEVPLAFALAAGSFRDGTRVAATAPDLVRAMCEANAAQLLPVLDRGIDLLTSAREALARHGSVAELVESGHAARVRYDSFSRPEIIATVIGGDNWRDELAAAGRAGGVIRSALPTRDSR
- a CDS encoding putative glycolipid-binding domain-containing protein, producing MSEADRSDLKNTWPAVLTWRAHDVARMESVRVQMSGKRIKAYGRIVAARCDAHPAFSASYDLVTDESGATKRLSMTVTLAERERQLSIARDEENMWLVRDQQNQMKRSAFDGALDVDVVLSPFFNTLPIRRADLHERSDSITVPVVYIRLPEFSVEQAAISYSGGGPGSDGIKVQSPVADTTITVDPDGFIIDYPGLAARI
- a CDS encoding ABC transporter permease yields the protein MNFLSEALSFIFTAANWAGPAGLGARIVEHLEYTVIAVAFSALIAVPLGMLIGHTGRGTFLVVTGVNALRALPTLGVLLLGVLLWGLGLVGPTVALMLLGIPPLLAGTYAGIANVDPAVVDAARSMGMTERRVLLRVEVPIALPLILGGLRTATLQIVATATVAAYASLGGLGRYLIDGIKVREFYLALVGALMVTALALILDAVLAFAVWLSVPGTGRWRRAGRMPQPFLSDEVALESRSRGGSRSTSVAGYAPAGASPTVEG